The sequence GTCCTACAGCTTGGGTGGGGGTGTCTGGCAACCAGTAACTGCCATCTGCTTCTCCCGCACAATCCTCTCTGCCCGTCCTGACCCAGCCCACCAACCTCTCCTACTTTATCACCCTGCTTTGCCCTACAAAGTGCATGCAGCCTCTCCATCTCAGACACACCACCTCCTGGGCTGCGTTCCCCCCACATcctaaaacattccttttttgaCAAGCCATTTAAGGAGATACCTTATCCAGTCTGCGTCTGGGCTGCAAtcgcttttaaagatgtttttaaagctgttttcaaaagatgttttgttttaatatattttgaagcccatttttacgatgttttattagagtgtttttgtttgccatccaggCTCCTAcccagaggaagggcaggatataaatttaataaatatataataaataataaaatgtcagaccccccccccccaatccacctAGTCTCACATTGGCAAGCCCCTAAATAAAGCACAAAGGCGACAAGCCTTCCCTCTTTTTTTCGTCCCCAGCCCGTGGTATTCTGAGATATACTGCCCCTATACATAAAGGCTCCGTCCTGATTTCTCATATTTAGGGTCTGCTGAAAGGCAGGAGCGTCGTGAATGCGTAACTAAGGCAAGGCGACCCCTGCTGGCTCAGCAGAACAAAGGGGGCCACCGCCCtattttcccacagtggccaaccagaggcctctgGGAAGCCAACCAGAGCCCTTCCCCTGCAGTTTGCTCTCAGTGACTGGGATTCAAAGGTAGATTGCCTcttaacatggaggttccatttagccatcTCGGCTAATGTCCGTCAAGCGTCCTCCCCACGTCTCCTTTTCGACCGGCCCCCCATCGCTTCAGCGCCCTCTCTCTCCCCGCTCCCTACCCCGTTACCTGCCGCTCCCAGCCACCCAATCCTCGACTCTCccgcgtctcctagcaaccgggGTACAGCACGCCGGAAGTACAGAAGCCGAGTAGCCGGCGAAAGAGGAAGCTTCCGCGGGTGATCCTGACGGGCTTTGGGTACCGTCCATAAAGTACCgtactcttttaaaaacgtttccaCACCCTGAAGCGCTACCAAGCCGCTTTCCCCTCCGCCGGCCCCCCGTTTTGAACAATTCACGCGTGAATTCTCCTTTGGCTTCCTCTTCTCACACTCTGTTTCCTCTCAAGCCTCCGTTTGCCCGCGACTGGCATACTTCATAGACGGCCCCTCAAGGGGAGGCAGGCTCCTGCTTAAGCGAGGCCTCTCCCCTTCCCCGCTGGCTCCGCCTCCCCTCCCATGCACGCGCCTTGCTCGTGGTCGCGTTGGCCGGAGCTGATGTTGAAAGGCCGTTTGGAGGAGGGGTTCTTGCATCGTTTGGGGCGAGGGGTTGGTACTGGGTTTTgcatctgccccctccccatttataCACCGAATTGCCCTGAAGAgggcaaccagtgcaatcctatacatactaaGAAATGGCCCACtgagtttaatagggcttactcctaagtaagtgtgtAAACATCTCAAGGCAATTCTTTCCTTTAAAGACTAAATTATTTATCAGTAAATATAGTGGAATAAAACAAGCAGAGGAAtaactaaaaaaaatccccaggatTCAGACGTGCCAATACCCTGGGTGCTTATTCATAAGCATAGATATGTATGAAAAGGGAGATGGGCCACCCTGTTACCAAGtaagaaaacaagaaaacaggaaagggaagtgAGGAAAGGTGAATGTGTCACCTGaggatggtaaaccacctctgaacaccgcttaccatgaacgcCCTGTTCATTGGGTCCccttaagtcgggatcgacttgaaggcagtccatttccattttacgtATAAATCACCTGCAACTCTCCTTCTATTACAGCCACAGCAAGGAGAGGAGAAAATAAACGCACGGAGGAGTGATACAGaggcaagagaaagaaaaacagtggATGCCATATGTCAGCCAAGCATGAACCATGATGCCACACAAatcagaggggaggggggaacacaATGATGATGTTCCTTACGATTCCTTCATAGCAGGAGAACAAATGGAGTAAAAGACAGGTAGGAAGAGGAGGCATTAAAGCAATTGTTCCACCCAGGGGGAAGCCACGATATCATGTGGAATTCACGGGGGTGCTGTGTGGTGTGGACACAACAAAAAGTGATAAAAGCTCCCACTATTACATCATAGCAgcgattgggagggggagagaaaaaaatgactAAACGGATGCATGAAATATGAAcaggagagaaagaggaagggggaaaaggcAAAGAGGTCATCCACATGTGAACAAGgcacaaaaacacacaccaaaaacTGAGGGTGGGTTATTAGAACAATACACAGTCAagttagtatggcagcacctactctttggaactccctgcctattgacaacaggcaggcaccttcgctgtattcttttcggAGCCCACTTAAAACGTTTCTATTTAGGCAAGCTTATCTCGACATAGATGGTGATGTGTTTTAACTTctctaacattttaaaaaatgtttttaattacttgtttttaactgtattgattgatgattttaatgttttttgtaaaccacttagagatttttcacaatattttgttgaaaaaaatcaccttcaagtcgatcccgacttatggcgaccctacgaatagggttttcacggtaagcggtattcagagggggtttaccattgccgttctctgaggctgagaggcagtgactggcccaaggtcacccagtgaacttcatggcagtgtggggattcgaaccctggtctcccaggtcgtagtccaacactctaaccactacatcacaccatCTCTCATATTTtcttaaatacataaaaataaaaagtcttcCTCTATTATTTCACAGAGGGGAGAAAAGCAATAAAGCCAACATACTCATATCTAACAGTTGGAGGAAAACTGGGGTTCATGTATAGTCTTTAACAGTTTATATGGGAGGGTTGTCCTGCTGATATATCCCATAAAGTGTTAGAGGCCTCTGCTGAAACAGCCAGAGGCTCTGGTGAGGCCTTGTGAGGTTGGGATGCCTTACCTCCTTTGCTTGGCATTTTGAGGGCAGGAGAGGCCACAAACTCTAAAACATTTCCCTGTATATCAGTCACAAACAGTGCCCCAAAATAGGATTAACAAAAATAAGCCACACAAATTGAGCTTTTTGTGCCATTTCACATCTCCTCTGTTTTATCAGTTTGAATGGTGACtccttcctcaaaggagctccaAACATCATACATGGTTCTTTTcccacttttatcctcacaacaaccctgtgagatgttTAAGTTCAGAAAATAAAATCTGATTGAAAAAATGGGGAAGGCGCAACAGGCAGGCTGTGTCTTGTTCCTCTCTTCCCAAAGCTCCTAATGTGATGAGATTaaacatttggggctttaaaaaaaaacaagtgaCAGTCTTCCtattcttgtttttttctttctttgaagaTGGCTGCAAAGGAGTTGCTTTCTGTCTGACACATGTGCTggccaactcagccatgaagcttgtggGGTGACCTGGGCCGGTCAcagtatctcagcctaacctacttcacagggttgttgtgatgataaaattgaGAAGGGGTGTACCATGTATACCACCTcaagctccttggatgaaaggggggatataaatgcaataataaaaataaataaatcactgccATGCAGATCTCGCTTCCCTCCAAAGTGGAGGGGGAAGCATCTGCAGGAGTCAAgacttatttatttttgcttttatcttccaccttttctccaaggagctcaaggtggtacgcatggttctcttcctcttcatttcaGTCTTCACAACCaccctatgaagtaggttaggccgagagatagtgactagcccaagatcacaCTGTGAGTTTTATggatgagtgaggatttgaagcccagtttcctaggtcctagtccaggGATAGGGAAACGttggctctcctgatgttgctgaactacatctcccatcaggcccagcaagcatagccagtggccaaggatgataggagttgtacttcaacagcacctggagggccagaggtttcccatgcCTGTCCTCCTAGTCtagccattacaccacactggctctcttgggcAAAAAGCTATGTGCATTTGTCAGAGTGATCATCAGTGTTGTTCAGCAGCCTTAGGGGGAGAGTTTGAGACCGCCTTTTCTGGCCACATAAAAGAAGGGGAGAAAGGTCTCTCTGGAAAACAAGACGTCCAGACGCTCAAAGAGCAGGCATGCGCTTTCGGCGTCATAAAAGGCCACCCCATCCTCTTCGCAGTTCAGATTCACTCGGATCCTCTTGGACTTCTCACGCGGAGTCAGAGCAAGGCCATCAGAGAGATGGTAGACTCTGTAGTCATCTTTCCACTTTCCTATATGCCATAGTCCTTCCTCAGGAGCATATTGATTCCTACTCGTTTTCCTTGCAGACTTTCTAGCAACCCCCACACCCCAGCCTTCCTCAGTCCCTACATCAATCTCCCAGAAATGTCGGCCTGATGTGAATCTCTCTTGTCCCAGCACGATAGGAAATTGGTCAAATCTCTCAGGATTGTCAGGTAGCTCTTGAGCTGCATCTCCGTGCCTCACGGTTTGAGAGTCCTCGGACAGGACAAGCAAGGGATGCGCTGTCTCTGGATCCAAAGTGACGTTTGCTGGGGGCAGGAAGGGAgagggtgttggaatgtatgaggttcaactccaacttggtgggttgaggctgcatggggttaaaaaaagggtagctagagaggagacctcttggttgctaggctatacctgtcctttgatctcctgctgtctcttccttcctgctagactgatatgcagaggatgttgatcccagctccttccctccttcccattcttcttcttctttctcgagaggggagcagacatctttcctttgtctctcctctcctccaagcatgaaggCAGACACTGGGATCAGTGCCTGCAGCTTCACCATAGCTAgttaggaaagagtcctatatcaagctatcaagcatgtacttccagaataaagtagtagtttcttattttaaagcttaaagtctctgtctgactaatttgcagggaaggtagaatcttagcaaagattcaaacacgcacacataagctcactcaaaactctccgttccgctatgcaactctgcagggtcctacagaaCATTGGGCCCAGCGTCCTACAGCGGGTAGAAGAGATAAAGCAAGAGAATCAACCAGGGGAATGACAGGCATAAAACATTTCTTCTGTGCTCTGCAGCTTTGGAAAGTGCAGGGAGGAAAGAAAACAGgtctccttcctccccatccccacacGAAGTGATCTCTAGAGAGAATTGGAATGCCTCAGTTctggtgaggaacctctggcttaTGCTGTCTGGCTTGGGAATAATATAAATAAAGACCCATTAGCCCAGGGGCAGGGGACCCCAGGCACATAGatgaaatgtggccctccaaacctctctttctggccctccaAACTCTCCTCGGGTCACACTCCTTTCCCCAGGCCAGACCTGTCACTGGCACTGCTGTTTTATACCCTGTTTTGCTTGGCTAGATTCTGTGTTCAAACTCTGATAATGGCTCTAGggtgtctggatggaggagaggggtgtgtgagtatgCGTAGAAGCCAGCCGACTATaagcaccaggagtgtagtcacccggggggtcttagtccccctgctttttttgggagcagggtccctaagtctccaagcatcctacaatcagcatgaaaagggagtgtgttagtcactgagaagagtcttctaatatgcttccttgcctttcctgctgattggagccaatcagagtgaaaggaggtgagtcagccactgagaagactcttgtcagttgctaacgctctccactttcatgctgattggctccaagagatgtttgttgttgtgagagaatgccttaagaaagatctcattcttaatccaggagggtGTATGTGGCTctaactattatgaagggaccctgcacttctgaattttctactaaactacTGATAAACACCTATGTAACCTTGTGTCTGGAGATTTATTAAGAATcattttccataattgtaaggaggtatgtccacatgcacgcatcccaggcacctaaatgaggggtgagagcagcatagggacataagcagatgtcttagaccaggggttcccaaacttttattctacatagaccactttacctcctcttcagatgcataccttaacgtggtgagggggtttgagtgtgttgaagaagctgagagcaatgctgtcaggagtctagaccaagaggctagactcctagcaggggcacccaaagcggagtggtcaaagctgaaacaccagactaagatgcatccaaactcagaggaaaccacctctgaatatctcttaccatgaaaatcctatgaacagagtatccaaaatgcaacacgagatagtgctggacgatgagacccccaggtcagaaggcactcaccgagctactggggaagaacaaaggacaagtacgagtagcgctgtgactaatgacgcagctgggtcaaagccgaaaggaagcccagaggctgatgcgcacagatacgaggagagtccggagttgtacgatgcacacaataggaacatggaatgtgagaagcatgaaccagggaaagttagaaattgtcaagcaagaaatggaatgcatcaacattacaatacttggtgtgagcgaactaaaatgaacgggaatgggacatttccaatcaggcaactataaaatattttatgcaggaaacgagaaattaagaagaaatggggttgctttaatagtgagaagtgatgtagcaagagcaattaggagctacaacgcaaggtctgagcaagtgatatcaatgagattaaatgggaaacctatcaacataaccatcatccaagtctatgctccgacggcaaatgcagaggaagaggaattggagaaattttacacagaagcgcaggaagaaattgatcacacaccaaaacaagatgtgctgataatcaggggggactggaatgcaaaagtaggaaacagagaagaattaggaattgtggggaaatggggcctaggagacagaaacgaagcaggagaattgaattctgtgaagccaataatttgtttcttgcaaacactttttgaacaaccgaaaagacgactatacacgtggacatcaccaaatggtcaatataggtatCAAATTGatctggttttcgccagaccctctctccatgagaccaagtttgttgattgcatgtactggaggttgggcccaaagggcagtttagggattctacttgtgtaccgcccaccccgctgcacagcagactccctgaccgaggtgcttgaggtggttgcGGGCATGCGGATGCTCTCCCccagcctattggttttgggggacttcaatgtgcacgccgagaccgtcctcactggtGCCCCTcgagatttcatggaaaccatgacttcctgggaactgcaccttagtaatacagagcccacccatgtagccggtcatgctcttgaccttgtgtttgtctcaggaggggagggaaatgaTCTGGAAATGGGGACTGTTGTTtccaaccccgtgtcatggtcagatcactacctggtgactATGGACCTcttaatgccacacaccctccgcaggggacaaggacctattaggatggtccgtcccagacgcctgatggatcctaaaggattcctg comes from Rhineura floridana isolate rRhiFlo1 chromosome 6, rRhiFlo1.hap2, whole genome shotgun sequence and encodes:
- the LOC133386494 gene encoding thaicobrin-like, which produces MHHRPFELTLATNVTLDPETAHPLLVLSEDSQTVRHGDAAQELPDNPERFDQFPIVLGQERFTSGRHFWEIDVGTEEGWGVGVARKSARKTSRNQYAPEEGLWHIGKWKDDYRVYHLSDGLALTPREKSKRIRVNLNCEEDGVAFYDAESACLLFERLDVLFSRETFLPFFYVARKGGLKLSP